CGGCTCTTCGGATCAGAGCCGTTCCATGGACTTTGCATCATTTTCTCTGAACGACTGATCGATAGGACGACTGGCGGGCTCCGGCCAAAAGGGACTCGCGATCGCGATCTAGTGCCGTGACCAGATCCCTCCTTCGCTGCCACCTCATCCCGACGCCGCTTCCTCCCCTGCTGCaccttcctcccctcgccgccgcctgaggcgcCCTCTGGCAAAGTCCAGATGGCTCCGAGGAAGGCGGTAGCGGGGCCCTTCTAAGGCTGCCCGGTGTTGGTACGACGGCTGCGATCCATGGATCAGGGACGGCGGTCCTTTGGTGAGGCTTGCCCATTCGGTGACACATAGACCAGTTGGTGCTCTCAGCTTGTCAGGCGGATGGCTTCTTGAGGCCAGCGGATTAGATGAAGTCCGTTGAGACGGTCATTTAGTACTTGTAGGTGTGTCAACTTGGTTTTCCTAGAAGGTGGCCTTGGGttgatctatttatttattttgtcaCTCTGTTGAGTAATAATTTAATAAAGATGACTGTATGCATCAGTTTTTATGCAGAGTCCAAGGTaaccttttttttataaaaaagacAGGCCTATGCATGTAGCTCCCACTTGCGCAGGGTTTAGAGATTGGACACTAACGGATTCCGTGACACCTACCCCCTTCGAGGTTGAAGTCCGAATCTTGTATCACCACAAAATTCAAAGCCGAGACAATATGATTTGACCGAAAAGTCAGTATACATCAGCAAAGGAATATCTAATCCAACGGTGATGTGCTTCTCAACCTCACGTCACGCTACGGATCGGATGAGGTCAAACCCGGGTGTCCTGGTCCGCACGCGCAGGCATGGAGACAGAGTAGACTCCATCTAATCCAACCCCACACGGCACGGTCGCAATCCTCTAGACTCCGGCTCGTGCGTACTCTGCTTCCGCGTGCCCTCCGAATTCCAACCGGAGACCGGCACGCACGGGGTGACCCTATAAAATCCCCACCCCCACGTCTAGCTCGATCACTAAGCAAACAAGAATCTCCTCCTTCGCtcgaggagcagcagcagcaaggaaTCCTTCTTTCCAGACTGCCTGATTCAAGCATCCGTCAGTAGAGGATCCATGGCTATGGAGAGGTTCTTCACGGCGCTCGTCTTCTGCGAGGCACCGCTGGACGGCTACGGCACGTCGGTGCTCACCGCCGGCACGGTCAAAAGGCTGGTCTCGGGTGGTGGTGACGCGACGAAGCCGTTGGTGGCTATCAAGCCGGACGCTGAGAAGGGGCAGGGTTTCTTCACTGGCAAGCA
The sequence above is drawn from the Triticum aestivum cultivar Chinese Spring chromosome 7A, IWGSC CS RefSeq v2.1, whole genome shotgun sequence genome and encodes:
- the LOC123150524 gene encoding uncharacterized protein, with the protein product MAMERFFTALVFCEAPLDGYGTSVLTAGTVKRLVSGGGDATKPLVAIKPDAEKGQGFFTGKQMAQRRAGFELAFDGLNCFDTVVMH